The window GATGGCGCTTGAGGGAACCGATATGTCCGAGTGCGTCAGCTGCATGCTGTGACCCTCTGACCAGGACTTTTTAGGAGACACGATGGCTGAGAAGCTGCAACTGCTCAACCGGGTCCAGGCGATCAACTGGAACCGCATCCAGGACGACAAGGACCTCGAGGTCTGGAACCGTCTGGTGAACAACTTCTGGCTGCCCGAGAAGGTGCCGCTGTCCAACGACATCCAGTCGTGGAACACGCTGACCCCGCAGGAGCAGACCCTCACCATGCGGGTCTTCACCGGCCTGACCCTCCTGGACACCATCCAGGGCACCGTCGGCGCGGTCTCGCTGATTCCCGACGCGATCACCCCGCACGAGGAGGCGGTGTACACCAACATCGCATTCATGGAGTCGGTGCACGCCAAGAGCTACTCGTCGATCTTCTCGACGCTGTGCTCGACGCCCGAGATCGATGACGCCTTCCGCTGGTCGACCGAGAACGAGAACCTTCAGAAGAAGGCGCGGATCGTCATGGACTACTACCGCGGCGACGAGCCCCTCAAGCGCAAGGTCGCATCGACCCTGCTCGAGTCGTTCCTGTTCTACTCGGGTTTCTACCTGCCGCTGTACTGGTCGTCGAAGGCCAAGCTGACGAACACGGCCGACATCATCCGCCTCATCATCCGCGACGAGGCCGTGCACGGCTACTACATCGGCTACAAGTTCCAGCGCGGTCTGGAGCTGCTGGATGACGCGGCGCGCCAGGACATCAAGGACTACGCGTTCTCGCTCCTGTACGAGTTGTACGACAACGAGATCCAGTACACGCAGGATCTGTACGACGAGGTCGGCCTCACCGAGGATGTGAAGAAGTTCCTTCACTACAACGCCAACAAGGCGCTGATGAACCTTGGCTACGAGGCGATGTTCCCGGCCACCGTCACCGATGTGAACCCGGCGATCCTGTCGGCGCTGTCACCGAACGCGGACGAGAACCACGACTTCTTCAGCGGGTCGGGATCGTCGTACGTCATCGGCAAGGCGGTCGCGACCGAGGATGACGACTGGGACTTCTGAAAACCCCTGGTGAACGCCCCGTTCCACCAGTCGGCGCATGACGACGAGGCCCCCGGCCAAGGCACCTTCTCGGGTGACTGACCGGGGGCCTCGTCCGCGTATCTCGGGTTCGAGCTGTTGTCGAGGGTTTCGGGTTTTAATGTCGGAGGGTGGTGGGATGCTTCATACATGCGTTCGAACCCGCGGCTCACTCTCCTCAGTGACGAGGATCGGTCTGAGCTGACCGGGGTGCTGAGCCGGGTGGAGGCCGCGCAGGTGGCGCTGGCTGCCGCGGAAGCCGAGCAGACACGGGCGCTGGCTGAGGCCGGGGAGTTCGCGGCACGGTTGGCGGAGGGGTCGTCCGCGGTCGTGCGGGACCGGGACATGGCGCTCCGGGGTGTGGCGGCGGAGATCGCGGCCGCGGTGCGGTTGTCGGATCGTTCGGTGCAACGGCAGATCGATTCTGCGTTCGCATTGGTGACCGAGTATCCCGCGACGCTGCACTGCTGGGAGAAAGGGCTCATCACCCGGGCGCACGTCGCGGTGGTCGAGGACATCGGGCGGCGCCTGCCGGTGGGGGTGAAGGGGGAGTTCGATCAGCTGGCCGCGGAGATCTGCCTGGACGAAACCCCCGGTCGTGCCCGGGCGGATCTGGAGGTCATCGCGGAGCGGATGCATCCCCGGTCGCTGACCGAGCGGCACGGGGAGGCGTTCCGGGAGCGGAGGATCGTCCGCTACAGCCTCGGGGACGGGATGTCGGAGTTGCGGGCGGTGCACTCCACGGTGCTGATCGAGGGGATCTTCCAGCGGATCACCGAGCAGGCGAACGAGGTCATCGCCGCGCGGGAACCGGAAGCGGGTGAGGCTGCGCTCAACGCGGCGGATGCGGAAGCCCTGACGCCGGACACCCGGTCCCTGGACGAGGTGCGCGCCGACGTGTTCGCCGACATGCTCCTCACCGCCACCCCGAGCCTTGACCCGGTGCGCGACGGTGACCTTCCGGGAGGGTTGGGGGCGATCCGGGCGAAGGTGCAGGTCGTGATCCCCGTGATGGCGCTCATGGGGCAGAGTGACGTCCCGTGTGACCTGGCCGGGGTGGGACCCATCGACGCGGACACGGCGCGGTTGCTCGCGGGCAACAGCGACGGCACCTGGGAGCGGCTGCTGACCCATCCGATCACGGGGTTGATCATGGCGGTGGATCAGTACCGGCCGACCGGGGCGATGGTCCGGTTCCTCAAGGGCCGGGACAAGCACTGCCGGTGGCCGGGATGCCGGATGCCCGCCCGAAAATGCGAGCTCGACCACAACCACGACGCCGCCCTCGGGGGCAGAACAGAGATCTGCAACCTCTGCTGCCTGTGCCAACGGCATCACAGCATGAAACAGTTCACCGCCTGGAAAGTGACACAACTCCACGGTGGGATGATGGAGTGGACCTCCCCCACCGGCCGGATCCACATCGACAACCCACCCGGCCACGGAGTGCACTTCCATCCCGAAGAAGATCTCCCCGACGACCTGTGGGTGAAATGGACCACCCCCGGCACCGAATTCCGCATCCTTGACGAACCCGCCGACGACCCCCACACGCCCGCACCCTTCTGACGTCTGAGGCAGCGGTGTGCGCTCACGTCATCGCCCGGCCACGAGCCCGAAGCCGAGGCACACGACGCCTGCGACCGCGAGGACGATGGCGTAGGTCCACCGGAGGTCGAGGTGGATGAGGCGGTCATACGCGCGCGATACGAACCCCGCGGCGCCGGGCAGCCGCGACCACACTCCCGCGAGCAGGACGAACGGGGCGATGAGGGCCAGGAGGAACACGGCGTACGCCAGGATGCGGGGGAGGATCTCGTCACTGACGCCTGCGGTGAGGCGGCCCGTCGTGTACATGATCGGCAGCGTCGTGAACCCGACGATCGAACAGCTGAGACCGAGCCAGAAGTAGCTCCCCGGGTGGGCGTGCGTCCGCGCGGGGCGAGCAGCGTCGGGCCGACGCGGCACGCGGAGCCGCCAGACGGCGACTCCCGCTGCCGCGGCGAGGAAGACGCCCCCGGCGATGAGATCCACGGTCCGGCTCAACGCGAGGGCATCCGCGTCCCGTTCGGCCAGGGCGACGAGATGTGCCGGATTGAAGCTCTGCAACGCCACGAAGAGGATGGTGGCGCCTGTCGCGAGACCGCCGACCATCCACGCCGTCCTCGCCGCGACCTGCGTGTTGCGGGCCAGCATGTCGG of the Microbacterium invictum genome contains:
- a CDS encoding HNH endonuclease, translating into MRSNPRLTLLSDEDRSELTGVLSRVEAAQVALAAAEAEQTRALAEAGEFAARLAEGSSAVVRDRDMALRGVAAEIAAAVRLSDRSVQRQIDSAFALVTEYPATLHCWEKGLITRAHVAVVEDIGRRLPVGVKGEFDQLAAEICLDETPGRARADLEVIAERMHPRSLTERHGEAFRERRIVRYSLGDGMSELRAVHSTVLIEGIFQRITEQANEVIAAREPEAGEAALNAADAEALTPDTRSLDEVRADVFADMLLTATPSLDPVRDGDLPGGLGAIRAKVQVVIPVMALMGQSDVPCDLAGVGPIDADTARLLAGNSDGTWERLLTHPITGLIMAVDQYRPTGAMVRFLKGRDKHCRWPGCRMPARKCELDHNHDAALGGRTEICNLCCLCQRHHSMKQFTAWKVTQLHGGMMEWTSPTGRIHIDNPPGHGVHFHPEEDLPDDLWVKWTTPGTEFRILDEPADDPHTPAPF
- a CDS encoding GAP family protein; amino-acid sequence: MHDLGRWVVTLSTLIGLGLALGLNPALYGATADMLARNTQVAARTAWMVGGLATGATILFVALQSFNPAHLVALAERDADALALSRTVDLIAGGVFLAAAAGVAVWRLRVPRRPDAARPARTHAHPGSYFWLGLSCSIVGFTTLPIMYTTGRLTAGVSDEILPRILAYAVFLLALIAPFVLLAGVWSRLPGAAGFVSRAYDRLIHLDLRWTYAIVLAVAGVVCLGFGLVAGR
- the nrdF gene encoding class 1b ribonucleoside-diphosphate reductase subunit beta, whose product is MAEKLQLLNRVQAINWNRIQDDKDLEVWNRLVNNFWLPEKVPLSNDIQSWNTLTPQEQTLTMRVFTGLTLLDTIQGTVGAVSLIPDAITPHEEAVYTNIAFMESVHAKSYSSIFSTLCSTPEIDDAFRWSTENENLQKKARIVMDYYRGDEPLKRKVASTLLESFLFYSGFYLPLYWSSKAKLTNTADIIRLIIRDEAVHGYYIGYKFQRGLELLDDAARQDIKDYAFSLLYELYDNEIQYTQDLYDEVGLTEDVKKFLHYNANKALMNLGYEAMFPATVTDVNPAILSALSPNADENHDFFSGSGSSYVIGKAVATEDDDWDF